One genomic segment of Candidatus Thiopontia autotrophica includes these proteins:
- a CDS encoding terminase small subunit, with translation MTDLTDKQKALVDTLVADGGTIKDAALTAGYSQGHGGESGRVVASKTLRLPHVQEYMRQQMMMSFGMASPKAFNRIVHLLDHANSEHVQLEASKEILNRGGFAPPKSGISLHTGEVSINIDLG, from the coding sequence ATGACTGACCTAACTGATAAACAAAAGGCATTGGTTGATACCCTCGTAGCAGACGGTGGGACGATCAAGGATGCGGCTCTAACCGCAGGATACTCACAGGGGCATGGTGGTGAGAGTGGTCGTGTGGTGGCCTCTAAGACCTTACGGTTACCTCATGTTCAGGAGTATATGAGGCAGCAGATGATGATGTCATTTGGTATGGCATCACCTAAAGCCTTTAACAGAATTGTTCACCTCCTAGATCACGCAAACAGTGAACACGTTCAGTTGGAGGCCAGCAAGGAGATACTGAATAGAGGTGGTTTTGCTCCACCCAAGTCAGGGATCAGCCTCCATACAGGAGAGGTATCGATCAACATAGATCTAGGATGA